Proteins encoded in a region of the Vibrio ponticus genome:
- a CDS encoding YjhX family toxin, which translates to MNISKQEQRVLHTLAMGGEIRRYLDEDGKLTEIICFTREGYGLSNCTMETFKKLKSKKLISSKGGLPYRITQLGATSVQAQMNQR; encoded by the coding sequence TTGAATATCTCAAAACAAGAACAGAGAGTACTTCATACATTAGCGATGGGCGGTGAAATCCGTCGTTACTTAGACGAAGATGGAAAGTTAACCGAAATAATCTGCTTTACCAGAGAAGGTTATGGTCTATCTAACTGCACCATGGAAACCTTTAAGAAATTAAAAAGTAAGAAGCTGATCAGCTCTAAAGGTGGGCTACCTTACCGTATCACCCAGCTTGGCGCGACATCAGTCCAAGCACAAATGAATCAACGTTAA
- a CDS encoding MFS transporter, whose translation MTLKDILQIRNVRYFLMFRCSYFARFYYPIFTLLYLDYGLTLSQFAMLNVVWAATIVLAEVPSGAFADTLGRKKLVVLSSLVMFVEIAMIAFVPTGNSTLVFMVFFINRILSGLAMALASGADEALAYDTLKEQGKEDLWPRVLQIQLRIASSVGIFVTLVGAAMYDVNFMASVFNLIGFEPPTSTQDIMRIPVYATLGVAMIAIYSALNMREEKKVLPANSTKLSTTIASLKLTLNTGKWVLSTPYVLFILLYYSLFEHTSRMFLTMNSQYYRAIDIPTIYFGLIGAGVSLLKIILAGQSRHLAESMAPKTFIAVMGIASIATYYWISLGWSIYGVIPALILIFIIMTMNIFISYHLNKRTESHNRATVLSFKGLMFNLGYGLIGILYAYYYKLLSQNYTQEQIEQHIDFIASLSSFVYYFAFLFVLISVAFYIKDQKEAIFDK comes from the coding sequence ATGACGCTTAAAGACATTCTTCAAATTCGCAACGTGCGCTACTTCTTAATGTTTAGATGTAGTTACTTTGCTCGATTTTATTACCCTATTTTTACCCTGCTCTATTTAGACTACGGATTAACCCTTTCTCAGTTCGCAATGTTAAACGTTGTTTGGGCAGCCACTATTGTCTTAGCGGAAGTCCCATCAGGTGCGTTTGCCGATACGTTAGGTCGAAAAAAACTCGTCGTGTTGTCATCGCTTGTGATGTTTGTTGAGATCGCAATGATTGCGTTTGTGCCCACAGGCAACTCAACACTGGTGTTTATGGTGTTCTTTATCAATCGAATACTCAGCGGTCTTGCAATGGCATTAGCCAGTGGTGCCGATGAAGCGCTGGCTTATGACACGTTGAAGGAACAAGGCAAAGAAGACCTATGGCCTCGAGTGCTACAGATCCAATTACGTATCGCTTCCAGTGTCGGTATCTTTGTCACCCTAGTGGGTGCGGCAATGTACGATGTAAACTTCATGGCTTCTGTATTTAATCTGATCGGATTTGAGCCCCCAACAAGCACTCAAGACATCATGCGCATACCTGTTTATGCCACCTTAGGCGTTGCGATGATTGCCATCTATTCTGCTTTGAATATGAGGGAAGAAAAAAAGGTTTTACCCGCGAATAGCACAAAACTATCGACGACAATTGCAAGCCTTAAGCTAACGTTAAACACTGGCAAATGGGTACTCTCTACGCCTTACGTTCTATTTATCCTGCTCTACTACAGCTTGTTTGAACATACTTCACGCATGTTTTTAACCATGAACAGCCAATATTACCGAGCAATTGATATTCCCACCATTTACTTTGGTTTAATCGGGGCTGGAGTGAGTTTACTCAAAATCATTTTAGCTGGGCAAAGTCGCCACTTGGCTGAAAGCATGGCACCAAAGACATTTATCGCGGTGATGGGGATTGCTTCCATTGCGACCTACTATTGGATCAGTTTAGGTTGGTCAATTTACGGGGTGATTCCGGCGCTCATTTTAATATTCATCATTATGACCATGAATATTTTCATTAGCTATCACCTGAACAAAAGAACAGAGTCCCATAACCGAGCGACGGTACTGAGCTTTAAGGGCCTCATGTTTAACCTTGGATATGGTTTGATTGGCATTCTATATGCCTATTATTACAAACTACTTTCGCAAAACTATACACAAGAACAAATCGAGCAGCACATTGACTTTATCGCGTCACTCTCTTCGTTTGTTTACTACTTTGCATTTTTGTTTGTACTCATTAGCGTGGCTTTTTATATAAAAGATCAAAAAGAAGCAATTTTTGATAAATAA
- a CDS encoding ABC transporter ATP-binding protein: MTLPLVKLHNATKIFVDGKEQHRVLHNIDFALASGSSIALTGASGSGKSTLLNLIAGFEPLTSGELILDGQNASTWMDKHWSQFRHQKLGVVFQQFNLLTPLNVKQNIEFPLHLNQQKWGEWCDYLINKLGIEHLLNRHVSALSGGQQQRVAIARALAHQPQLLLADEPTGNLDQKAGIEVMQLLSDITTQGNTAVLLVTHSPTCAAFMQAQLHLRNGQLSQQMPASEISYEIG, encoded by the coding sequence ATGACTTTGCCTCTGGTTAAACTGCACAATGCGACCAAAATTTTTGTTGATGGCAAGGAGCAACACCGTGTGCTGCATAACATCGATTTTGCTTTAGCCAGCGGGTCTAGTATTGCTTTAACAGGTGCCAGTGGCAGCGGTAAAAGTACCCTACTTAATCTTATTGCAGGGTTTGAGCCGTTAACCAGTGGCGAGCTTATTTTAGATGGACAAAACGCCTCAACCTGGATGGACAAACACTGGAGTCAGTTTCGTCATCAAAAGCTTGGTGTGGTATTCCAGCAATTCAACTTGCTTACCCCACTTAACGTTAAACAAAACATTGAGTTTCCGCTGCACCTTAATCAGCAAAAATGGGGAGAGTGGTGCGACTATCTAATCAACAAATTGGGTATCGAACACCTGCTCAATAGGCATGTATCTGCTTTGTCTGGTGGGCAACAGCAACGTGTCGCGATTGCCCGAGCCTTAGCTCATCAACCTCAGCTTCTGCTCGCTGATGAACCAACGGGTAATTTGGATCAAAAAGCGGGCATTGAGGTCATGCAACTACTCAGTGACATCACAACTCAAGGTAACACCGCGGTTCTGCTAGTCACTCACAGCCCAACTTGTGCTGCGTTTATGCAAGCCCAACTCCACTTACGCAATGGTCAGCTCTCTCAGCAGATGCCTGCATCTGAGATTAGCTATGAAATCGGATAA
- a CDS encoding lipocalin-like domain-containing protein, with amino-acid sequence MIKIRKIVALFVAALLLIGCDEPKSNSMGNWLGDSTKPSESSYAPVVKGVDIHFPDDHQAHYSFRHEWWYFTANLVDQKGNPLGIQWTQFRFATAPQDKDGDETPREAYNSWHSRQLYMAHSAVTTEAHHSADEKWSRQHTKLAGVEKNPLRVFLDDWQWQSQSEELLPAKLNVKSKRFSYTLTLDSTAPYQKQGEQGYSIKSANGEVASYYYSQPFIEVAGEVVIQGKRHQVRGNGWIDREWSSQFLLDSQQGWDWFALRLNHQTTLVVFQLRGDDKNQAHYAHARLMLKNGESVTISQEDFRLNPIKQTKIQGVDYPTFWQLQIPKHKIDLTISALNPNAKMPLSVPYWEGPVEIGGSHNGTGYMELTGY; translated from the coding sequence ATGATTAAAATAAGGAAAATCGTCGCTCTATTTGTTGCCGCATTATTATTGATAGGCTGCGATGAGCCAAAATCTAACAGTATGGGTAACTGGCTAGGTGATAGTACAAAACCAAGTGAATCTTCCTACGCACCTGTGGTGAAGGGTGTCGATATTCACTTTCCTGACGATCACCAAGCTCATTACAGTTTTCGTCATGAGTGGTGGTACTTCACCGCGAATCTAGTCGACCAAAAAGGTAATCCGCTGGGTATCCAATGGACACAATTTCGTTTTGCAACCGCCCCGCAGGATAAGGATGGGGATGAGACGCCAAGAGAAGCGTATAACTCATGGCATAGTCGACAACTCTACATGGCTCATAGCGCAGTAACGACTGAAGCACACCACTCTGCTGATGAAAAATGGTCACGACAGCACACCAAACTGGCTGGCGTCGAAAAAAATCCCTTGCGAGTCTTTCTTGATGATTGGCAATGGCAATCGCAAAGTGAGGAACTGTTACCTGCCAAGCTGAATGTTAAGTCAAAGCGGTTTAGCTACACGTTAACGCTTGATAGTACAGCCCCTTATCAAAAGCAAGGAGAGCAAGGCTACAGCATAAAAAGTGCGAATGGTGAGGTCGCTTCTTACTATTACAGCCAACCTTTCATTGAAGTTGCAGGTGAAGTCGTCATTCAAGGCAAACGCCATCAAGTCAGAGGCAACGGTTGGATAGACAGAGAATGGAGTTCTCAGTTTCTGCTCGACTCGCAGCAAGGTTGGGATTGGTTCGCTTTGAGGCTTAATCATCAAACCACGCTCGTCGTCTTCCAGCTTCGTGGAGATGATAAAAACCAAGCTCATTACGCTCACGCACGGCTTATGCTCAAAAATGGCGAAAGTGTCACTATCTCGCAAGAGGACTTCCGTTTAAACCCTATCAAACAAACCAAAATTCAAGGTGTTGATTACCCAACTTTTTGGCAACTTCAGATACCGAAGCACAAAATCGACCTAACCATCTCAGCACTTAATCCAAACGCAAAGATGCCTTTGTCTGTACCCTATTGGGAAGGACCCGTTGAAATTGGAGGCTCTCATAATGGTACTGGGTATATGGAACTCACGGGGTACTAG
- a CDS encoding CAP domain-containing protein, producing the protein MPTKIFVPILALLLSACGGGEGGSSQSNQTGSQPSGGGGSQPSDPSDPQATFAEQMLAAVNSARATSRQCGSTYMPPVSALTWDYDLESAAFRHSSDMANGDFMSHTGSDGSTLTDRVNATNYTWSRIGENVAVGQSSINAVVNAWLNSEGHCMNIMNADFEQMGASLVENHSGSYGYYWTQVFAKPQ; encoded by the coding sequence ATGCCAACCAAGATATTTGTACCTATTCTCGCTTTGCTTTTGAGTGCGTGTGGTGGAGGGGAAGGTGGTTCTTCTCAATCTAATCAGACTGGCAGCCAGCCGAGTGGCGGTGGCGGATCACAACCCTCAGATCCAAGTGATCCACAAGCGACGTTTGCAGAACAAATGCTTGCAGCGGTGAACAGCGCTCGAGCAACGTCACGTCAGTGTGGTTCAACATATATGCCGCCAGTAAGCGCCCTCACATGGGATTATGACTTGGAAAGTGCCGCGTTTAGGCATTCTAGCGATATGGCGAATGGCGATTTTATGAGTCACACCGGCTCGGATGGCAGTACGCTGACAGATCGTGTAAATGCGACGAACTATACTTGGAGCCGCATAGGGGAGAATGTTGCGGTAGGGCAGAGTTCAATTAATGCAGTGGTTAACGCTTGGTTAAACAGCGAAGGACATTGTATGAATATAATGAATGCTGACTTTGAACAGATGGGTGCTTCGCTGGTGGAGAACCACTCAGGAAGTTATGGTTACTACTGGACGCAGGTGTTTGCTAAGCCGCAGTGA
- a CDS encoding LysR family transcriptional regulator, which produces MKAKDISNLYLFCQSVECGGFAAASLKTHVSAPTLSRAVASLEDKLGEKLVHRNAKQFQLTTAGDEYYQRFAALFVQLNDEWTQLSNSQPVLTGEIRVSCPEPFADNFLQKMAIEFMQLHPEVSVTIQFSAGTERFFDEQIDLAIVTTPPHANHLIQRQLFESQLMLAASPSYIEKYGQPERAEELINHQLLSGNNLPYWELKEDGKTLRIPYQPRYSISSLRLNIDATLAGAGICMMPRAVFEKHADRKELVEVLPELEYPTGKAFLVWADRKLIATRVVAFRDMIFERFGQSAEFLASIHSERDS; this is translated from the coding sequence ATGAAAGCAAAAGACATCTCCAATCTCTATCTGTTTTGCCAATCTGTCGAGTGCGGTGGCTTTGCAGCGGCGAGCCTTAAAACACACGTTTCAGCCCCAACGTTATCAAGGGCTGTAGCGAGCCTTGAGGATAAATTGGGTGAAAAACTGGTACACCGTAATGCAAAACAGTTCCAGCTCACGACAGCTGGTGACGAATATTACCAGCGCTTCGCAGCCCTCTTTGTGCAGTTGAATGATGAATGGACACAGCTTTCGAATAGTCAGCCCGTATTAACGGGGGAAATCCGAGTATCTTGCCCAGAGCCATTTGCTGACAATTTCCTGCAAAAAATGGCGATTGAGTTTATGCAGCTTCACCCTGAGGTCTCCGTAACAATTCAATTTAGCGCAGGTACAGAACGTTTCTTTGATGAGCAGATTGATCTTGCGATAGTGACGACGCCTCCTCATGCCAATCATTTAATACAGCGTCAGTTGTTTGAATCACAATTAATGCTCGCGGCATCACCCAGCTATATTGAAAAATATGGTCAGCCAGAACGAGCAGAAGAGTTAATTAACCATCAGCTACTATCGGGTAATAACTTGCCATATTGGGAGCTAAAAGAAGACGGCAAAACACTCCGTATTCCCTATCAACCTCGTTACTCAATCAGCAGTCTACGTTTAAATATTGATGCGACATTGGCAGGTGCTGGGATCTGCATGATGCCAAGAGCAGTTTTTGAAAAGCATGCAGATAGAAAAGAGTTGGTCGAGGTATTGCCAGAACTTGAATACCCAACGGGTAAAGCATTCTTGGTGTGGGCAGACAGAAAGCTGATAGCGACCAGAGTGGTTGCCTTTAGGGACATGATTTTTGAACGGTTTGGGCAATCTGCTGAGTTTCTGGCTTCGATTCACTCTGAGCGAGACTCGTAG
- a CDS encoding ABC transporter permease — translation MKSDNAVISALSQTFLTLRVFAAHYRQAPLQAVAILIGIVLAVSLFVAVQAINLNAKRSYSGVSEPLSIQAKQLIIPPTGQRYLSESLYFSLRQLGISNILPVVEGRVRDDNGRRWSIQGIDVVAAVTARQKAKDDPSLSVQTKDNSSNNVSLSSTEIPLAELISGEPVLMMSQTQHQSIDEVRYLFLDKKKIRVAVLPDEWQLGNRVLVDISFAQQLLGQSGKLSYIAILDTDADKALIEKSIGNLGQITINKKETQLDSLTDSFHLNLTAMSLLAFFVGLFIAYNGVKYSLLKRHRLLVQIQQTGVAQQSVLSALVFELTILVSCGTTLGFVLGLQLSHWLHPTVALTLEQLYGATILPGSWQWQWWLQALFLTLAATILASWQHLRQRVRQPLSSHGGFYHAPVVTNNNALFVVAVTLTLFALFGLFLSHHHRLTMAWLGVLVTAIPLYLPKVLYVLAGWSERHTQHGLMLYLFAELKELIAPLSLAMMALLLAVTANIGMNTLVGSFEYTLKQWLEQRLHADIYISPAQSEMAEIEQALDQMDSVDKVYKQFYVDEPLLGLPILLGTKDRDTLEQTMVFKSHIDDFWPLFFAGKVVAISEPTAVKLGLSLNSQVELEALPKQTLIVGAVFHDYGSPKGEVLIAPQLWQQNGFTQLPTSLGVKAANDPQNLHQQLIERFQLHPSQVYDQTEIKTIALEIFSQTFAITRALNGVTLLVAVIGLFCSCFMLLDARKAAIARLYSLGVNQQKLMLMVVGQMFVLVVFTLSIALPLGALVGFVLTDIVTLRAFGWSLEFVWRWQDALIIAGITLIVAIIATFTPLWRLVRKPIMTSLQNEVL, via the coding sequence ATGAAATCGGATAACGCAGTCATTTCTGCCCTCTCCCAAACCTTTCTCACTTTGAGGGTGTTTGCTGCCCACTATCGGCAAGCGCCATTGCAAGCTGTGGCGATTCTGATTGGTATTGTGCTGGCGGTAAGCTTGTTCGTCGCGGTGCAAGCGATCAACCTTAACGCAAAACGCAGTTATAGTGGCGTTTCTGAGCCACTTAGCATTCAAGCTAAACAGCTCATCATTCCTCCAACTGGTCAGCGCTATTTGTCCGAATCGCTCTATTTTTCGCTACGTCAACTTGGCATTTCAAACATTTTGCCAGTGGTAGAGGGACGCGTACGCGATGACAATGGGCGCCGCTGGTCGATACAAGGCATTGATGTGGTCGCAGCCGTTACTGCTAGACAAAAAGCAAAGGATGATCCGTCATTGTCCGTCCAAACCAAGGACAATAGTTCAAACAATGTTTCGCTTTCCAGCACCGAAATCCCCTTAGCTGAGCTTATTTCGGGTGAACCTGTATTAATGATGAGCCAAACCCAGCACCAAAGTATCGACGAGGTGCGTTACCTTTTCTTAGATAAGAAAAAAATAAGGGTAGCGGTATTGCCCGACGAATGGCAGCTAGGAAATCGAGTATTAGTGGATATCAGCTTTGCTCAACAGCTACTCGGTCAATCAGGCAAGCTCAGTTATATCGCGATTTTAGATACCGATGCAGATAAAGCACTTATAGAAAAGAGCATCGGCAACCTCGGTCAAATAACCATTAATAAAAAAGAGACTCAGCTTGATTCGCTTACCGATAGCTTTCATCTGAACCTAACGGCAATGAGTTTATTAGCTTTCTTCGTGGGACTTTTCATCGCGTACAACGGCGTTAAGTACAGCTTATTAAAACGTCATCGCTTGCTGGTACAGATCCAACAAACGGGTGTCGCTCAACAATCGGTTTTAAGTGCTCTGGTATTTGAGCTGACGATTTTAGTCTCATGTGGCACCACACTAGGGTTTGTGCTTGGTCTTCAACTCAGCCACTGGCTTCATCCGACCGTGGCACTAACACTAGAACAGCTCTACGGCGCAACGATTCTACCAGGCTCTTGGCAATGGCAATGGTGGCTGCAAGCTTTGTTTCTCACGTTAGCCGCAACGATTCTGGCGAGCTGGCAACATTTACGCCAACGTGTTCGTCAGCCTCTCTCGTCACACGGAGGTTTTTATCATGCTCCTGTAGTTACGAACAACAATGCTTTATTTGTCGTCGCAGTTACACTGACCTTGTTCGCCCTATTTGGATTGTTCCTAAGCCACCATCATCGACTCACAATGGCGTGGCTTGGGGTTCTTGTGACTGCTATTCCACTCTACCTCCCCAAAGTTCTTTATGTACTGGCTGGTTGGAGCGAGCGACACACCCAACATGGGCTAATGCTCTATCTATTCGCTGAACTTAAAGAGCTTATCGCCCCACTCTCTCTTGCTATGATGGCGCTCCTACTCGCAGTCACCGCCAATATTGGCATGAATACTCTAGTAGGCAGTTTTGAGTACACACTCAAACAATGGTTAGAGCAGCGCCTACATGCCGATATCTATATAAGCCCAGCACAAAGTGAAATGGCAGAAATAGAACAAGCACTCGATCAGATGGATAGTGTCGACAAAGTCTATAAGCAGTTTTATGTGGATGAACCGCTGCTTGGTTTGCCGATCTTACTCGGCACCAAAGATCGCGATACTTTAGAACAAACCATGGTATTTAAATCTCATATCGATGACTTCTGGCCGCTATTTTTTGCCGGAAAAGTGGTTGCAATAAGTGAACCAACAGCAGTCAAACTGGGATTGTCATTAAACAGCCAAGTAGAGCTAGAAGCATTACCTAAACAAACTCTGATTGTTGGGGCGGTATTCCATGATTACGGCTCCCCCAAAGGTGAAGTACTAATCGCACCTCAGCTGTGGCAGCAAAACGGCTTTACTCAACTGCCAACTAGCCTTGGTGTTAAAGCCGCCAACGACCCACAAAACCTACATCAGCAGCTCATCGAGCGATTCCAACTTCACCCGAGTCAGGTTTATGACCAAACGGAGATCAAAACAATCGCGTTAGAGATTTTCTCGCAGACTTTTGCTATCACGCGTGCACTCAATGGCGTCACTCTGCTGGTTGCTGTTATTGGTTTATTCTGCTCTTGTTTTATGCTTCTCGATGCTCGTAAGGCTGCAATCGCAAGGCTTTACTCCCTTGGAGTAAATCAGCAAAAACTTATGTTGATGGTGGTTGGGCAGATGTTCGTGTTGGTCGTATTTACCTTAAGTATCGCCCTACCATTGGGAGCATTGGTGGGATTTGTCTTGACCGATATTGTCACGCTGCGAGCATTTGGCTGGAGCCTAGAGTTTGTTTGGCGTTGGCAAGATGCACTGATCATCGCAGGTATTACGCTGATCGTCGCCATCATCGCAACCTTCACCCCCCTCTGGCGTCTTGTTCGAAAACCGATCATGACCAGTTTGCAAAACGAGGTGCTGTAA
- a CDS encoding GNAT family N-acetyltransferase, which yields MNTPYQIQFEAFNADDFYTEAHAKLYAQFAEDLIAEGNYSIVYKDVAHACYTPITIDEAPTLKCFVLAPLAVLPEHQGKGYATKLMEQAESELDADVIFVLGDPKHYARRFNAKHNVALPIGTGESPDFWFARELTPGALDGVGKSSSSIKGVFSNPIMWSNPDDQI from the coding sequence GTGAACACGCCATATCAGATCCAGTTTGAAGCATTTAATGCGGACGATTTTTATACCGAAGCACATGCAAAATTGTATGCTCAATTTGCAGAAGATTTAATCGCTGAGGGTAACTATTCAATCGTTTACAAAGATGTCGCGCACGCATGCTACACCCCAATCACAATCGATGAAGCCCCTACCCTCAAGTGCTTTGTATTAGCGCCATTAGCGGTATTACCAGAACACCAAGGCAAAGGTTACGCAACGAAACTAATGGAGCAAGCGGAAAGCGAATTAGACGCTGATGTCATCTTCGTGCTAGGAGATCCAAAACATTACGCTCGACGCTTCAACGCGAAACATAATGTCGCCTTGCCTATTGGCACAGGTGAGTCACCGGATTTTTGGTTTGCTCGAGAGTTAACACCGGGGGCACTTGATGGTGTTGGTAAATCGTCATCAAGTATTAAGGGCGTATTCTCCAATCCGATTATGTGGAGCAATCCAGACGACCAAATTTAG